Within Paeniglutamicibacter psychrophenolicus, the genomic segment ATCCGCCCGTCGGAGTGCTCGAAGAAGATCTCCCGCCCGCCGCAGGCCTCGAGCAGGCCCAGGTGGTCAAGCACGATGTGGCTGCCCTTGGTCCCGCCCATGAAATTGCTGGCGGTGCCGATGGCCTCGTTGGTCAGATCCACCCAGGCGCCGGTCGCGTTGACCAGCACGTCGGCGTCGAAGTCGAATTCCTCCCCGGTGAGCTCGTCGCGCAGCCGTGCACCGTCGACACCGAATCCGGCCAGCGAGACGTAGTTGCTGGCCCGGGCGTGCGGGTTGGCCTCCAACCCGTCGCGCAGCACATCCAGGGTGAGGCGCTCGGGATTGTGCACCGAGGCATCGAAGTAGGTGGCCGTGTACTTCACATCCCCGCGCAGCAGCGGCAGCTGCGCCAGCGAGGCCTTGGCCCCGCGGAACTTGTGCCACGGGGTGTTGCGCCCCACGGCCCCGGCAAAAACGTCGTAGAGCACCAGCCCGGCCTTGATCAGCACCGCACCGCGCTCGGTGGTGGTGGAGCTGCGGTGGGTGAGGAAGCGCATGGGGGCCGAGAGGATCCCGGAGAAGGTGGAGAAGATCGGGATGGTGGTGCGCAGCGGCTTGACGTAGTGCGGGGCGATCTCCAGCAGCCGGTTGCGTTCCTGCACGGACTCGTGGACCAGGCGGAACTCGCCGTTTTCCAGGTAGCGGATGCCGCCGTGGATCATGTGCGAGGAGGCTCCCGAGGCGCCCTGGCAGTAGTCCCCGCGCTCCACCAGCGCCACGTCCACGCCCTGCATGGCCAGGTAGCGGAAGGTCGCCACGCCGTTGATGCCGCCGCCAACGATGAGGACCTTGGCTCCGGGCCGGGCGCGCAGCGCGGCCAGTTCGGATCGGTGGGACGCTGTGGCTGCCACGATGGGGCCATCCTTCGGTGTTGCAGTGGGCGTAAAGCGTGCTTCACATGGTCTTCTCGACATTACCGGGGCGCGGGTGCCGGTGCCTAGCCCACGGGGTGAAGCGTAAGCGAATCGTTGCCGATCCCCGGTGGAACCCGGAGCCTCGCAGCCGCGCGTCCCGCGGCCCGGGATAGGCTGGGAACATGCCCCTTTCCCCGCCGCAAACCCCGCGCCGCGCCCTGAAAAGCATCCACCACGTGCATGGTTCGGAGGTGTCGTGCTGGACCTACCCGGCGCCGGCGTCCTGCCGCGGCGTCATCCTGGCGGTGCATGGCTTCCGCGGCGACCACCACGGCCTGGCGCGGATCATCGAGCAGCTGCCGGACTACACCGTCATCGTTCCGGATTTGCCCGGGTTCGGCTCTTCGACCCCGTTTTCCGGCGTGTCGGCCCACGGCGCGCCGAACGTTGCCCCGGAGTTCCCGGCGCCCGGCGAGGCCCCGGAAACCACCGGGCCGCGCCACGACGTGGCCGGCTACGGCGAGGTCATCGGCGCGCTGCGCGGGCAACTGGGGTTGGGTCCGGCGACGATCTTGCTGGGCCATTCCTTTGGCACCATCGTCGCCGCCGCCTACCTGGCCCGGCACCCGGGAAGCTTCGGGCAGCTGGTGCTGGTCAACCCGATCTGCGAACCGGCGCTCGAGGGCAGCCAGGCGCTGATGTCCCGCGCCGCAGGTGCCTACTACGCCGCCGGCGCACGCCTGCCTGCCGCCCTGGGAGAGGCGCTGCTGCGCTCGCGGCTGGTCACCGATGCGATGTCGCTGGCCATGCTCAAGTCCAGCGACCGGGCGACGCGCGCCTACGTCTTTGACCAGCACCGGCGCTATTTCTCCGGGTTCACCTCGCGCTCCACCCTGCGCGAGGCCTATGCGGCCTCGATCACCGCCACGGTGCGCGAGGTGGCGGCCCGGATCAACGAGCCGACGCTGCTGGTGGTCGGGGAGCAGGACGAGCTCGGCTCGGTGGCCGCCCAGCGTTCCCTGGCCCGCACCTTCCCGCGCGCGACCATGCGGGTGATCGGGGACGTGGGTCACCTGATCCACTACGAAAAGGCGCCCGAGGCCGCTGCACTGATCGAGGAATTCCTGGGCGCCGGGCACCCGTGGGTGCCGCGCGGGATGCCGCGCACGCTCTACCCGGGCGACGGGCGAAGGAACCAGCCAAGGCAGCCGAATCGGTCAAGCGAGAGATCCCAGGCGGGCTAAAGGATCCCGTCCGGGTCGATGCGGATGGCCACGACCGGCTCCTTGGCGGCGCTGAAGGTGGCACGCAGCGCACGCAGCGCCGCGGTCACCGCCGGTCCCTGGGCGTAGGAGAAGAACAGCAGCCAGCGGTGCTCGCCCTCCCCCAGCAGCACCGGCCCGTGCCGGCGCACCTCGTCGCCCAGCACCAGGGCGTCCATGAACTTGTCGGCGGTTCCCGCCGGTCCCTTGACCATGGCGGTGCGCACCGCCGGGGGCAATCCCAGGGTGCGGCGCTCATCGAGCTCCGCCTGGGCATAGGCGGCCGCGTCAAAGCGGACCAGCGCACGCATGGGCTCGGTCGGGTCCCCGGCCACCACCACGGTGCCGCCGCCCGGGTGTCCCTCGGTGGCATCCCGGCCGCGGGCCAGGGACGCGGCGCCCATCCAGCGGTTGAGCACCTCCTCGCCGGTGCGCAGCCCCTCGCGGGCCATCATCCGGTCCCCGTCCAGCAGCAGCACCGCCGCGTACCCGTTGGCGGCCACCGGTTCGGCGCCCGGGGTCGCGACCACCAGTGCCGGGGAATCGGGCACCGCGTGCAGCGGCTTGGCCCCGGTCGCGGCCACCACCTTGATGCCCGGGAAGGCCCGGCCAAGTTCCTCGGCGGTGCGGTCCGCCCCGATCGATGCGGCGCGCAGGCGCATGAATCCGCACTCCACGCAGCTCCAGTCGTGGGCCACCAGGCCGCACCAGCCGCAGGCCGGGGCCCCGCGGGCATCGCCCAGGGCCAGCGGGCCGTTGCAGGCGGTGCAGCGGGCCGGGGTGCGGCAGCGTTCGCAGCGCAGCGCCGGCATGAACCCGGTGCGGGCGACCTGCACCAGCACCGGCCCGCGGGCCAGCGCGGCCTTGGCCTCGCGCCAGGCGGCGGCCGGGAGCCGCGCGGCGTGCAGCAGCGGGTCGCGTTCGGCCTCGAACTCGTCCGAGGCGGCGATGACCCGCGGGGCATGGGCGCGCAAGAGCTTGCGGTCGGCTTCCAGTTCGTGGGCCCAGCCGCTGCGCACCAGCCGCTGGGCCTCGGCGCTGCGCCCGGGTGCGGCCAGCAGCAGCCCGGCGTTCTCGACGCCGCAGCGCAGCAGCAGCACCTCGCGGGCGTGGTGGTAGGGGGCGCGCGGCTCGGCGTGCGAATTGTCCGCGTCGTCCCAGATGATCGCCAGGCCCAGGTCCCTCACCGGGGCGAAGGCGGCGTTGCGGGTGCCGACGACCAGCCGTGCGGACCCGCGGGCCACGCGCAGGAAGTTCCGGTAGCGCGGGGTGGCCCCGTCCTCGGCGGTCAGCCGCGCGTACGCCTCGGGGCCCAGTCGCTCATCGAGCCTGGCGCAGAGCCTGGCCATGTCGCGGGCGTCGGGTACGACGATGAGCACCCCGCGCCCTGAGGCCAGGACCAGCTCGGAGGCCTCGAGCAGCAGTGCGGGCCAGTCCCCGGGGCGGTTGGGCACCGCGGAGAGCACGGCCCGCGGGGATTGGCCGGTGCGCAGCATCCGGGCGTAGTCGGCCCCGCCGTGGTACTCGGACAACAGCGGCGCCGGAAAATCACCGGCTGGTTCGCCGGCCGCGCTTTTCACGGCCGGGCCAGTCACGGCGGAAGCATCAACGGCCGGGCCGGCCACGGGCGGTTCGTCCGCCCGCATGCCGTCCCCGGCATCGGTTTTCTCGGTTTCCACCCGGGCCATGCGGGCCGGGACGGCCGAGCGCAGCACGTCCCACACCCCGCCGGCGTAGCGTTCGGCCACGGCGCGGGCCACGGCCAGCACCTCGGCGGAGAGCACCACCTCCGGGGACACGACCGCGCGCAGCGGCTGCAGCCTGATCCCGGGCTCGGAGTGCTCGAGGCGTTCGACGAGGAATCCGGCAAGTTCCTGCCCGCCGAAGCGGACCTTCACCCTGACCCCGGGCTGCGCGGCCGCATCGAGTTCGGCCGGGACCAGGTAGTCGAAGGGCCGGTCCAGGTGCGGGAGGGCCGAATCGATCACCACCCGGGCGATCGGAAGCGTGCTTGCCATGTGCGGGATTCCGGGCAGCGGCGCGGACAGGTCGAAACCGGCCAGCAGCGAGGGCTGCAGCGACTGGTCCACGCACCCCACCTCCCGTTCGTACGCCTTGAGAATCACACTACCGCCGACACCCCGGCTGACCGGGAGCGGCTTAAGAACGCATCGGGTGCCGCAACGCCTCGCGGGCGCGGCACCCGATGCCCGGCGGATGTCCCGGCCGGTGAACGGTGCTAGGCGTTGAAGTACGCCTTCAGCGCGTCGACGCGGTCCAGGTTCTCCCAGGTGAAGTCCGCATCCTCGCGGCCGAAGTGGCCGTGCGCGGCGGTCTTCTGGTAGATCGGGCGCAACAGGTCAAGGTCCTCGATGATGCCCAGCGGGCGCAGGTCGAAGACCTCGTTGATGGCCGCGGTGATCTTCGCCGGGTCCACGGTCTCGGTGCCGAAGGTCTCCACGTACAGGCCCACCGGGCGGGCGACGCCGATGGCGTAGGCGACCTGGACCTCGACGCGGCGCGCCAGGCCGGCTGCAACCACGTTCTTGGCAACCCAGCGCATGGCGTAGGCGGCCGAGCGGTCGACCTTCGAGGGGTCCTTGCCGGAGAAGGCGCCGCCGCCGTGGCGGGCGAAGCCGCCGTAGGTGTCCACGATGATCTTGCGGCCGGTCAGGCCCGCGTCGCCGACAGGGCCGCCGATGATGAACGGACCCGAGGGGTTCAGGATGATGCGGGTGTTGGAGGTGTCAAGCTCGGTGCCCTCGAGCACCGGGGTGACGACCTCGGCCAGCAGGCCGTCGAGCAGGTCCGCGAAATCGAATTCGGCGGCATGCTGGGAGGAGACCACGATGGTCTCCACGGAGACCGGCTTGTCCCCGTCGTAGCCGACCGTCACCTGGGTCTTGCCGTCCGGGCGCAGCAGCGACAGCGTGCCGTCCTTGCGGACCTGGGTGAGTCGCTCGGAGAGCCGGTGTGCCAGGTGGATCGGGGTGGGCATCAGCGTTGCCGTCTCGTCGGACGCGTAGCCGAACATCAGGCCCTGGTCGCCGGCGCCCTGCGCGTCGCGCGGGTCCACCGCGGTGCCCTCGCGGACCTCCAGGGAGTTGAAGACGCCGTCGGAGATTTCCTGGGACTGCTGCCCGATGGACACCGAGACGCCGCAGCGTGCCCCGTCGAAGCCGTTGGCCGAGGAGTCGTAGCCGATGTCCAGGATGGTGCGGCGCACGATCTCCGGGATCTCGACGTACCCGTCGGTGGTGACCTCTCCGGCCACGTGCACCAAACCGGTGGTGGTCAGGGTCTCCACGGCGACCCGGGAGTTGGGGTCCTGCGCCAGCATGGCGTCGAGGATGGCGTCGGAGATCTGGTCACAGATCTTGTCCGGGTGGCCCTCCGTAACCGATTCGGAGGTGAAGAGGCGTAGCTGCGGGGATTCTAAAGTCACCCAGCCACTCTACCGGTAACCGGGCCCCGGGTCAGATTCGCGGTTCCGCCCCGTCACATGCCCGCTTTGGGGTCCCCGCATGACGGATTGCGGCGCATTGCGACGCGCTCCGTCGGCACATGACGGGCACCGGGTGTGGGAAGGATCGCAGTTGCCCCCCGGCGACCCGCTATCTGTCGCGGGTGCCCTCCCCCAGCGCGCCGGCCACGGCCTCGATCACCGAGGAGGCGACCTGGTCCTTGGACCCGGAGGCGTGCACTGGCTCCGCGCCGTCGGCGAAGAGGATGGTCACGGTGTTTTCGTCGGTCCCGAAGGTCAGGTTCTCCCCCACCTCGTTGACGACCAGCATTTCGCAGCCCTTGCGTGCCAGCTTGGCGGCCCCGTATTCCAGCACGCCGGCTTCGGCGTCGCCGGTTTCGGCGGCAAATCCCACGACCAGCGGCGGGAGGTCCCCGGCAACTCCTTCCGCGGCGCGCTGCGCAATGAGCATGGCCAGGATGTCGGGATTGCGCACCAGGGTGATCACCGGGTCGGCGTGGTCGTC encodes:
- the metK gene encoding methionine adenosyltransferase, which gives rise to MTLESPQLRLFTSESVTEGHPDKICDQISDAILDAMLAQDPNSRVAVETLTTTGLVHVAGEVTTDGYVEIPEIVRRTILDIGYDSSANGFDGARCGVSVSIGQQSQEISDGVFNSLEVREGTAVDPRDAQGAGDQGLMFGYASDETATLMPTPIHLAHRLSERLTQVRKDGTLSLLRPDGKTQVTVGYDGDKPVSVETIVVSSQHAAEFDFADLLDGLLAEVVTPVLEGTELDTSNTRIILNPSGPFIIGGPVGDAGLTGRKIIVDTYGGFARHGGGAFSGKDPSKVDRSAAYAMRWVAKNVVAAGLARRVEVQVAYAIGVARPVGLYVETFGTETVDPAKITAAINEVFDLRPLGIIEDLDLLRPIYQKTAAHGHFGREDADFTWENLDRVDALKAYFNA
- a CDS encoding primosomal protein PriA, producing MDQSLQPSLLAGFDLSAPLPGIPHMASTLPIARVVIDSALPHLDRPFDYLVPAELDAAAQPGVRVKVRFGGQELAGFLVERLEHSEPGIRLQPLRAVVSPEVVLSAEVLAVARAVAERYAGGVWDVLRSAVPARMARVETEKTDAGDGMRADEPPVAGPAVDASAVTGPAVKSAAGEPAGDFPAPLLSEYHGGADYARMLRTGQSPRAVLSAVPNRPGDWPALLLEASELVLASGRGVLIVVPDARDMARLCARLDERLGPEAYARLTAEDGATPRYRNFLRVARGSARLVVGTRNAAFAPVRDLGLAIIWDDADNSHAEPRAPYHHAREVLLLRCGVENAGLLLAAPGRSAEAQRLVRSGWAHELEADRKLLRAHAPRVIAASDEFEAERDPLLHAARLPAAAWREAKAALARGPVLVQVARTGFMPALRCERCRTPARCTACNGPLALGDARGAPACGWCGLVAHDWSCVECGFMRLRAASIGADRTAEELGRAFPGIKVVAATGAKPLHAVPDSPALVVATPGAEPVAANGYAAVLLLDGDRMMAREGLRTGEEVLNRWMGAASLARGRDATEGHPGGGTVVVAGDPTEPMRALVRFDAAAYAQAELDERRTLGLPPAVRTAMVKGPAGTADKFMDALVLGDEVRRHGPVLLGEGEHRWLLFFSYAQGPAVTAALRALRATFSAAKEPVVAIRIDPDGIL
- a CDS encoding alpha/beta fold hydrolase, which codes for MPLSPPQTPRRALKSIHHVHGSEVSCWTYPAPASCRGVILAVHGFRGDHHGLARIIEQLPDYTVIVPDLPGFGSSTPFSGVSAHGAPNVAPEFPAPGEAPETTGPRHDVAGYGEVIGALRGQLGLGPATILLGHSFGTIVAAAYLARHPGSFGQLVLVNPICEPALEGSQALMSRAAGAYYAAGARLPAALGEALLRSRLVTDAMSLAMLKSSDRATRAYVFDQHRRYFSGFTSRSTLREAYAASITATVREVAARINEPTLLVVGEQDELGSVAAQRSLARTFPRATMRVIGDVGHLIHYEKAPEAAALIEEFLGAGHPWVPRGMPRTLYPGDGRRNQPRQPNRSSERSQAG
- a CDS encoding glycerol-3-phosphate dehydrogenase/oxidase — encoded protein: MAATASHRSELAALRARPGAKVLIVGGGINGVATFRYLAMQGVDVALVERGDYCQGASGASSHMIHGGIRYLENGEFRLVHESVQERNRLLEIAPHYVKPLRTTIPIFSTFSGILSAPMRFLTHRSSTTTERGAVLIKAGLVLYDVFAGAVGRNTPWHKFRGAKASLAQLPLLRGDVKYTATYFDASVHNPERLTLDVLRDGLEANPHARASNYVSLAGFGVDGARLRDELTGEEFDFDADVLVNATGAWVDLTNEAIGTASNFMGGTKGSHIVLDHLGLLEACGGREIFFEHSDGRIVLIYPLGDRVLVGTTDIDADMGVPARCTDAEVAYFFDLVRHVFPSIEVREEDIVYRFSGVRPLPRHDDTAPGFVSRDYRIERTALPGGTTELSLVGGKWTTFRALGETLGKKVLAELGVAPGPTTRNLPIGGGRNYPGTPAALEAWFAARAPLAGRRRLEVLLERYGTRADTVLEFIGPDDPTLPASDELSAAELAYLGTHEHLGSLADVFIRRTSLAFRGLVTGELLEQVAEALASVLGWDQGQAAAQVAECRRVLTEDHGARPALSNA